A region from the Gossypium hirsutum isolate 1008001.06 chromosome A08, Gossypium_hirsutum_v2.1, whole genome shotgun sequence genome encodes:
- the LOC107929686 gene encoding ATP synthase subunit delta', mitochondrial-like — protein sequence MLRRASMLLACRSILAARARPFSTDLPAAPSADATFTEAWTKVIPNMDPPKTPLSFMQPRPPTPSSIPSKLTVNFVLPYASELATKEVDMVIVPATTGQMGVLPGHVATIAELKPGVLSVHEGSEMTKYFVSSGFVFIHANSFADIIAVEAVPLDRLDVNLVQKGLAEFTSKLSSATTDLEKAEAQIGIDVHSALNSALTG from the exons ATGTTGCGTCGAGCATCGATGCTATTGGCCTGTCGATCCATTTTGGCAGCAAGGGCTCGACCCTTCTCCACTGATCTGCCAGCGGCACCCTCTGCGGATGCCACATTCACGGAGGCGTGGACTAAAGTGATCCCCAACATGGACCCTCCTAAAACTCCTCTCTCTTTCATGCAACCTCGTCCTCCCACTCCTTCCTCCATTCCTTCCAAGCTTACTGTCAATTTCGTCCTTCCTTATGCTTCTGAGTTGGCCACCAAAGAG GTTGACATGGTTATAGTACCAGCCACAACTGGGCAGATGGGTGTTCTTCCAGGACATGTAGCAACAATTGCAGAACTGAAACCTGGAGTGTTATCAGTGCACGAAGGAAGTGAAATGACAAAGTATTTCGTCAGTAGCGGCTTTGTTTTTATCCATGCCAACTCTTTTGCAGATATAATAGCTGTTGAGGCTGTGCCACTTGATCGACTTGATGTTAACCTTGTTCAGAAAGGGCTTGCAGAGTTCACCTCGAAGCTGAGCTCTGCCACAACCGACTTGGAGAAAGCTGAAGCCCAAATTGGAATTGATGTGCACAGCGCACTCAACTCCGCCCTCACAGGCTAG
- the LOC107929662 gene encoding eukaryotic translation initiation factor 4G has protein sequence MSFNQSRSDKSEQQYRKSGRSASFNQQRSSSGAYGKGAGGVPAPSPSLSSSSSRSFKKSNNAQGGQSRGTSPAVNSSNANSGNAPSGHNVQNGAHVQSQLQGASDAAIASGTAKPTESATTQRSTRAVPKAPTSQPATMSSDSNNPTTPIKASGDASKAFSLQFGSISPGFMNGMQIPARTSSAPPNLDEQKRDQACHDSSFRSVLDMPIPAPKQQQPINDSVATVPSKSGEAHPASKVKKDAQASVASPTNQPQKPSLLSLPLNPMQMPFNHQPQVSMQFGGPSPIQSPTSIQMPMHIPMGNAPQVQPPVFVPGLQAHPLSPQGRMHQGQGLSFSPPIGGQLPPHLGNLGMGIAPQYPQQQGGKFGLPRKTTPVKITHPDTHEELRLDKRTDTYPEGGPSGPRSHPNVPSQSQPIPSFAPSHSINYYSNSMFYPPPSSLPFSSSQISPNAQGLRFNYPVSQGHQNISFMNSAAAHGSVPGSVQVTVKPASVSLGEKVADSSLSSSLPAVEKGSTVQQPKPGTESLTSKSLSAAAKHSGVVPATNLDESLPSNSVSSAPAATSEESMHVIASNEGRKESLVKSISIKDHQKKMCKKGLIQPTNQSTSATDVASHTAEHGISSGSAVSETIEAKTALTSSSAVRDDSTPSVELKTESKREGLTCVSSDVSGTGSNVDSLKLVQDEQLKPETSGIKVEEGKTLLEEHLTDNATLEIPSQPSPLNSKELKSNKGSALKAIATSNVPTSGTSQKVLNEDVGGNLENERFTDSRDVSSSRTAETTDVKGSHVDNTIASAAGSNEITVTKSFASDQQFDPVLAVDLSEPTLKYEREGVQVPSSNKTVPEVGRTKSNTIRGKKKRKEILQKADAAGTTSDLYMAYKGPEEKKETVASAESNSVGLNLKQTSRETPHADAIESEKIAHKKAEPDDWEDAADISTTKLGTSDNGEKAHGRLGNHEKDGSGNIAKKYSRDFLLKFAEKCTDLPNGFEIASDIVEALMVTNTNSNASHFVERDSYGSSGRIMDRQFSGSRQDCRAGGMADDDRWIRQSGSFGPGRDLRLDLGYGAAAGFRPGQGGNFGVLRHPRGQAPLTYVGGILAGPMQPMGPQGGMARNNPDSDRWQRASNYQQKGLIPSPQTPLQMMHKAERKYEVGIITDEEESKQRQLKAILNKLTPQNFEKLFEQVKAVNVDNAVTLTGVISQIFDKALMEPTFCEMYANFCYHLAGELPDFREDNEKITFKRLLLNKCQEEFERGEREQEEANKVEEEGEAKQSEEEREEKRIKARRRMLGNIRLIGELYKKKMLTERIMHECIKKLLGEYENPDEEDVEALCKLMSTIGDMIDHPKAKVHMDAYFERMAKLSNNMKLSSRVRFMLKDAIDLRKNKWQQRRKVEGPKKIEEVHRDAAQERQAQTSRLARGPGINAGTRRAPMDFAPRGSMLSSLGSQMGGFRGPTAQVRGFGAQDVRMDDRQSFEARTLSVPLPQRPMGDDSITLGPQGGLARGMSFRGPPGVSSAPLADVPPASGDSRRVATGLNGFNAPSERATYGSREDLIPRYGTDRSAVPATYDHLSSQERGLNSGNRGPDNSFDRSSAASAAGQRSSFTQNVPPEKGWSEERLNDMSMAAIKEFYSARDEKEVALCIKDLNSPSFHPSMIALFVMDSFERKDVERDLLAKLLVNLTKSHDGVLSQVQLVKGFESVLSTLEDAVNDAPKAAEFLGQIFAKLIMENVISLKEIGHLIHEGGEELGRLLEIGLAGDVLGSTLGAIKAEKGESVFNEIRASSDLRLEDFRPPDPKKSRLLETFL, from the exons ATGTCCTTCAATCAATCAAGGTCCGATAAAAGCGAGCAACAGTACCGAAAATCCGGGCGATCCGCAAGCTTTAATCAGCAGCGGTCATCCTCAGGCGCTTACGGTAAGGGTGCTGGCGGCGTGCCTGCCCCTTCACCGTCTCTTTCTTCATCTTCCAGTCGAAG TTTTAAGAAGTCTAACAATGCACAAGGAGGGCAATCTAGAGGAACTTCACCTGCTGTGAATTCTAGTAACGCGAATTCTGGTAATGCTCCTTCTGGCCATAATGTACAAAATGGTGCGCACGTACAGTCCCAGTTACAGG GAGCATCTGATGCAGCGATTGCAAGTGGTACTGCCAAACCGACTGAATCGGCCACCACTCAGAGAAGCACCCGAGCTGTTCCAAAGGCTCCAACTTCTCAACCTGCCACCATGAGTTCTGATAGTAATAACCCCACGACTCCGATTAAGG CTTCAGGAGATGCATCAAAAGCGTTTTCTCTACAGTTTGGGTCCATAAGTCCTGGTTTCATGAATGGAATGCAG ATTCCAGCTAGAACTAGCTCAGCACCCCCAAATTTGGATGAGCAGAAACGTGATCAG GCATGCCATGATTCTTCTTTTAGATCTGTACTGGATATGCCAATTCCTGCTCCTAAACAGCAGCAACCAATAAATGATTCAGTTGCAACTGTTCCATCTAAATCCGGGGAGGCTCATCCAGCGTCCAAGGTCAAAAAAGATGCACAAGCCTCTGTGGCATCCCCCACTAACCAGCCACAGAAGCCATCCCTTCTTAGTTTGCCCTTGAACCCTATGCAGATGCCATTTAATCACCAGCCACAGGTTTCCATGCAATTTGGGGGACCGAGTCCGATTCAGTCTCCTACTTCAATTCAAATGCCAATGCATATACCTATGGGAAATGCACCTCAGGTGCAGCCGCCAGTTTTTGTTCCAGGTCTTCAGGCTCATCCATTATCACCTCAGGGAAGGATGCATCAGGGTCAGGGCTTGAGTTTCTCACCACCCATAGGTGGGCAGCTTCCTCCCCATTTGGGCAACTTGGGAATGGGTATCGCCCCTCAGTATCCTCAACAGCAGGGAGGGAAGTTTGGTCTTCCTCGTAAAACTACCCCTGTTAAGATTACTCATCCTGACACTCATGAAGAATTAAGGCTTGATAAACGAACAGATACATATCCAGAAGGTGGGCCATCAGGTCCAAGGTCTCATCCTAATGTGCCTTCTCAATCCCAGCCAATTCCGTCATTTGCACCTTCTCATTCAATCAACTATTATTCCAATTCCATGTTTTATCCGCCACCGAGTTCTCTTCCATTCTCTAGTAGCCAGATATCACCTAATGCCCAAGGGCTGAGATTTAACTATCCTGTTAGCCAGGGTCATCAGAACATTTCTTTTATGAACTCAGCAGCAGCCCATGGTTCAGTACCAG GTTCGGTACAGGTTACGGTTAAGCCAGCCTCTGTTTCTCTTGGAGAAAAGGTTGCAGATTCCTCGTTGTCAAGCAGCTTACCTGCTGTTGAAAAG GGGAGCACTGTACAGCAGCCAAAACCTGGAACTGAATCTTTAACATCCAAGTCGTTATCAGCTGCAGCTAAACATTCCGGGGTGGTTCCAGCAACTAACTTGGATGAAAGCCTGCCATCTAACTCTGTATCCTCTGCCCCTGCTGCCACATCTGAGGAGTCTATGCATGTCATTGCCAGTAATGAAGGTAGGAAGGAGAGTTTGGTTAAGTCCATCTCTATAAAAGATCATCAGAAGAAAATGTGCAAGAAAGGACTTATTCAGCCAACAAATCAG TCTACGTCAGCAACCGATGTGGCTTCCCACACTGCAGAGCATGGTATTTCCTCCGGCAGTGCAGTTTCTGAAACTATTGAGGCTAAAACAGCTCTAACATCATCATCAGCTGTTAGGGATGATTCAACTCCTTCCGTGGAGCTGAAGACAGAAAGCAAGAGAGAAGGCTTAACCTGTGTTTCATCTGATGTTTCTGGTACTGGAAGTAATGTTGATAGCTTGAAACTGGTTCAGGATGAGCAACTGAAACCTGAAACTAGTGGAATTAAGGTTGAAGAAGGAAAAACTTTACTTGAAGAGCACTTAACAGATAATGCTACTCTTGAGATTCCTTCTCAACCATCTCCCCTGAACTCTAAGGAGCTTAAGTCTAATAAGGGATCTGCCTTGAAGGCAATAGCTACCAGCAATGTTCCAACCTCAGGAACTTCACAGAAGGTTCTGAATGAAGATGTAGGGGGTAACTTAGAAAATGAGAGATTCACTGATAGTAGGGATGTCTCTTCCTCTAGAACTGCTGAAACTACAGATGTTAAAGGTTCTCACGTTGATAATACCATTGCTTCTGCTGCTGGTAGCAATGAAATCACTGTTACTAAATCTTTTGCATCAGACCAGCAGTTTGATCCTGTCCTAGCTGTTGATCTCTCAGAACCAACTTTAAAATACGAAAGGGAAGGTGTTCAGGTGCCTAGTTCAAACAAAACTGTGCCAGAGGTCGGTAGGACAAAAAGTAATACAATTAGagggaagaaaaaaagaaaagaaatacttCAGAAAGCAGATGCTGCTGGGACAACTTCTGATCTCTATATGGCATATAAAGGCCCTGAGGAGAAGAAAGAGACAGTAGCAAGTGCGGAAAGCAATTCCGTCGGTCTTAATTTGAAGCAGACATCTCGTGAGACCCCTCATGCAGATGCCATAGAAAGTGAGAAAATTGCACACAAAAAAGCTGAACCAGATGATTGGGAAGATGCTGCTGATATCTCTACAACAAAATTAGGAACTTCAGATAATGGTGAAAAGGCTCATGGAAGGCTTGGAAATCATGAGAAAGATGGAAGTGGAAATATAGCAAAGAAGTATTCCAGAGATTTCCTGCTTAAGTTTGCAGAAAAGTGTACTGATCTTCCAAATGGATTTGAGATTGCTTCTGATATTGTAGAGGCCTTGATGGTTACCAATACCAATTCCAATGCTTCTCACTTTGTTGAGCGTGATTCATACGGTAGTTCGGGAAGAATAATGGATAGACAATTCAGTGGATCTCGACAAGATTGCCGTGCTGGTGGAATGGCTGATGATGACAGATGGATTAGACAATCTGGTTCTTTTGGCCCTGGAAGGGATTTGCGCCTTGATCTTGGTTATGGTGCTGCTGCAGGTTTTCGGCCTGGTCAAGGAGGAAACTTTGGTGTTCTTCGGCACCCACGTGGGCAAGCACCTCTGACATATGTTGGAGGGATCCTTGCTGGCCCAATGCAACCTATGGGTCCACAAGGAGGTATGGCACGCAATAATCCTGATTCAGACAGATGGCAGCGAGCTTCTAACTATCAGCAAAAGGGGTTGATTCCTTCTCCACAAACTCCTTTGCAGATGATGCACAAAGCTGAAAGGAAGTATGAAGTGGGTATAATAACTGATGAGGAAGAATCCAAGCAAAGACAATTGAAAGCCATTTTGAACAAACTAACTCCACAAAACTTTGAGAAGCTCTTTGAGCAGGTAAAAGCAGTAAACGTTGACAACGCAGTTACACTCACTGGTGTTATCTCACAGATCTTTGACAAAGCTTTGATGGAGCCTACTTTCTGTGAAATGTATGCGAACTTCTGTTATCATCTGGCAGGAGAGTTACCTGATTTTCGTGAAGACAATGAAAAGATAACTTTCAAGAGATTGCTACTGAATAAGTGCCAAGAGGAATTTGAGAGAGGAGAGAGAGAGCAAGAAGAAGCAAATAAAGTTGAGGAAGAGGGTGAGGCTAAGCAGTCTGAAGAggaaagagaggagaagagaataAAGGCACGGAGACGAATGTTAGGTAACATTAGACTTATTGGGGAGTTGTACAAGAAGAAAATGTTAACTGAGAGAataatgcatgaatgcatcaagaaACTACTTGGTGAGTATGAGAATCCTGATGAGGAAGACGTTGAGGCATTGTGCAAATTAATGAGTACGATTGGAGACATGATTGACCATCCAAAAGCAAAGGTGCATATGGATGCTTATTTTGAAAGGATGGCAAAGTTGTCAAACAATATGAAACTGTCTTCTAGGGTTAGATTCATGTTGAAGGATGCCATTGACCTGAGAAAGAATAAATGGCAACAGAGGAGGAAAGTTGAAGGACCTAAAAAGATTGAGGAAGTGCATCGAGATGCTGCTCAAGAGCGCCAAGCACAAACCAGTAGGCTTGCTCGTGGTCCTGGCATCAATGCTGGTACAAGAAGAGCACCCATGGATTTTGCTCCACGAGGGTCTATGTTATCTTCCCTTGGCTCTCAGATGGGTGGTTTTAGAGGGCCAACCGCCCAAGTTCGTGGATTTGGTGCTCAGGATGTTCGCATGGATGACAGGCAGTCTTTTGAGGCTAGGACTTTGTCAGTTCCCTTGCCTCAAAGACCAATGGGTGATGATTCTATTACTTTGGGCCCCCAGGGAGGTCTTGCTAGAGGGATGTCTTTTAGAGGACCACCAGGGGTATCCAGTGCTCCCTTAGCTGATGTTCCTCCAGCTTCAGGAGATTCAAGAAGAGTAGCCACTGGTTTGAATGGTTTTAATGCTCCCTCCGAGCGAGCTACTTATGGTTCTAGGGAGGATCTGATTCCAAGATATGGGACAGATAGATCTGCAGTGCCTGCTACTTATGACCACTTGAGCTCCCAGGAACGTGGCCTGAATTCTGGTAATAGGGGTCCCGATAACAGCTTTGATAGATCTTCTGCAGCTTCTGCTGCAGGCCAAAGATCCAGTTTCACTCAAAATGTTCCTCCAGAAAAGGGCTGGTCTGAGGAGCGTCTGAATGATATGTCTATGGCAGCAATTAAAGAATTTTACAG TGCTAG